A single region of the Schizosaccharomyces osmophilus chromosome 3, complete sequence genome encodes:
- a CDS encoding pre-ribosomal factor, translated as MDFSNVELLDAKRSIFCLLIENYFTSIYNLLVMNFYHIPQPEVCCSGRTCLSPTSRIDKMAKKQSVRSRNFRRSDPAEDDRIGKVSNAEEKPQSVKEKVAKEIATIALRSGNSGENGINKKKRQTKDVNRNRKEKLEAAMKAQAREERLETKVSKAQKKHEKLKERRKGDDEE; from the exons atggatttttcaaatgtCGAGCTATTGGACgcaaaaagaagtattttCTGTTTGCTTATAGaaaattattttacttctatttataatttgttggtaatgaatttttatcATATTCCTCAGCCAGAGGTTTGCTGCAGCGGACGTACCTGTCTTTCGCCAACATCGAGAATTGACAAAATGGCGAAGAAGCAATCCGTAAGAAGTAGAAACTTTAGAAGATCCGACCCTGCGGAAGACGACAGGATTGGAAAAGTATCTAATGCGGAAGAAAAGCCTCAAAGtgtgaaagaaaaagttgcCAAAGAAATTGCAACCATTGCCCTACGTTCTGGAAATTCGGGAGAAAATGGAATtaataagaagaaaaggcaaaCAAAGGatgtaaatagaaatagaaaagaaaagctggAAGCAGCTATGAAAGCACAAGCTCGAGAAGAGCGTCTGGAAACCaaagtttcaaaagcaCAAAAGAAGCACGAGAAACTCAAGGAAAGAAGG AAGGGAGACGACGAGGAGTAA
- the osh6 gene encoding sterol transfer protein Osh6, translating into MPHDKQDRDTEEIEDESKNIILGIVSQLRPNMDLSKVTLPTFVLEPKSMLERITNFMSHPDFLLPVPHVPSAEERFLDVCRFYLSGWHIRPPGVKKPLNPVLGETFTGFWKFPPSGPSSPGLENLNGAAVYISEQVCHHPPISAYFYYCPQYKIRVDGVLKPRSRFLGNSAASIMEGVASMKFIERNEEYILTQPNMYARGILFGKMRIELGDHVTVRCPNTDLAAEIEFKVKGFISGTYNSIAGKVKRISTGEVLYKLSGKWDSEIILENASTGKSSTFLDVSELPVYPVTSRPLEEQESHESQKLWYDTCEGVKARDQSVATKSKTAIEDNQREKAKAREANNEKWHPRYFKQTGPEEYELNMDIPYNAPDAEVLCRLDSFIPIFSERDRAHFRSLVGGGSGPRSSTQRPDPHKQVRDFDKAGLNGNCPPNMRDRPNPASSFVTYRSDNGSVDEYHDAQLPDQKILSQLEEN; encoded by the exons ATGCCTC ATGACAAACAAGACAGAGACACGGAGGAAATCGAAGATGAGAGCAAG AATATCATTCTTGGAATTGTGTCTCAATTGAG aCCGAACATGGACTTATCAAAGGTAACGCTCCCTACGTTTGTTTTGGAGCCAAAATCGATGTTGGAACGTATTACCAA CTTTATGAGTCATCCAGATTTCCTGCTTCCAGTTCCTCATGTACCTTCCGCTGAAGAAAGATTTCTAGACGTGTGTCGATTCTACCTTTCAGGATGGCATATTCGCCCTCCAGGTGTGAAAAAGCCATTGAACCCAGTTTTGGGAGAGACATTTACAGGGTTTTGGAAGTTTCCTCCTTCTGGTCCCTCAAGTCCTGGGTTGGAAAACCTGAATGGTGCCGCGGTATATATTTCTGAGCAGGTGTGCCACCATCCTCCCATCAGTGcctatttttattattgtcCCCAATATAAAATTCGCGTTGACGGTGTGCTAAAACCTAGATCACGATTCTTAGGCAACTCTGCAGCGAGTATTATGGAGGGAGTTGCCAGTATGAAGTTTATTGAACGGAACGAGGAGTATATCCTAACCCAGCCTAATATGTATGCTCGTGGCATTTTGTTTGGCAAAATGCGTATAGAGTTAGGAGACCACGTTACCGTGCGTTGTCCAAACACGGATTTGGCAGCTGAAATTGAATTTAAAGTGAAGGGCTTCATTAGTGGAACTTACAATTCCATTGCAGGAAAAGTAAAGCGTATAAGCACAGGTGAGGTGTTATACAAGCTTTCTGGAAAGTGGGATTCTGAAATTATCTTGGAAAATGCTAGCACAGGAAAGTCATCTACATTTTTGGATGTCTCAGAATTGCCCGTGTATCCCGTCACGTCTCGGCCCTTGGAAGAGCAAGAATCTCACGAATCACAAAAATTGTGGTATGACACATGCGAAGGTGTTAAAGCTCGAGACCAATCTGTCGCAACAAAGTCAAAGACTGCGATCGAAGATAATCAACGCGAGAAGGCTAAAGCACGAGAAGCTAACAATGAAAAATGGCATCCAAGATATTTCAAACAAACTGGACCCGAAGAATATGAGCTTAACATGGATATTCCATACAACGCACCTGACGCCGAAGTACTCTGTAGATTAGACAGTTTTATACCAATTTTTAGTGAAAGAGATCGTGCACACTTTCGAAGCCTTGTTGGTGGAGGCTCAGGACCCCGATCCTCAACCCAAAGACCGGACCCTCATAAGCAAGTAAGGGATTTCGACAAGGCAGGATTGAATGGAAATTGTCCTCCAAACATGCGTGATAGACCTAACCCAGCTTCTAGTTTCGTAACATACCGAAGTGATAATGGATCTGTAGACGAATATCATGATGCTCAATTGCCGGATCAAAAAATTCTCTCACAATTAGAGGAAAATTAA
- the sti1 gene encoding chaperone activator Sti1, with amino-acid sequence MAEDLKAKGNTAFAQKDYKTAIDYFTQAIQLDGNNHILYSNRSACFASEKDYKNALEDATKCTNIKHDWAKGWSRKGAALHGLGDLTAAKAAFEEGLKFDSKNAQLLNGLKSVEAAQSSTGGDGGFNPFAKMTSQLNDPKFIQKLASNPETASLLGDAGFMTKLQNIQKNPGSIMSELGDPRMMKVIGMLMGIDVNMKGEEDASTNTNEPASSSEASKSEPAPKEEAKHEPAAQPMEEDKSPEEIEEHASEAALRKKADEAKQVGNENYKKRNFPVAIEHYRKAWDTYKDITYLNNLAAAYYEADELDNCESTCKEAIEQGRDLRADFKLIAKALGRLGTTYQKRGDLANAIDYFQRSLTEHRSPDILTKLKDVEKLKEKIDREAYIDPAKADEARSKGNDLFKAGDFAGAVKEYTEMTKRAPTDPRGFSNRAAAYLKVMAPAECIRDCNQAIQFDPTFAKAYVRKAQALFMLKDYGKCIDACNTAADVDRKEPNTGKNIREIDSQLQKCMNAMASQRQNETEEETMARIQNDPDVLAILQDPAMQAILGQARENPAALMEHMKSPAVKSKIDKLIASGVIRLG; translated from the coding sequence ATGGCAGAAGATTTGAAAGCAAAGGGTAATACCGCATTCGCCCAAAAGGATTACAAGACTGCGATTGACTACTTCACACAAGCAATCCAATTAGACGGTAATAATCATATTCTATACTCGAACCGCTCAGCTTGTTTTGCATCAGAGAAGGACTACAAAAACGCTTTAGAAGATGCCACCAAATGCACGAACATCAAGCATGACTGGGCGAAAGGATGGTCGCGTAAGGGAGCAGCCTTACATGGTTTAGGAGACCTGACGGCTGCTAAAGctgcttttgaagaaggcCTGAAGTTTGACTCTAAGAATGCCCAACTCTTGAACGGTCTAAAGAGTGTTGAGGCTGCCCAAAGCTCAACTGGCGGGGATGGTGGCTTTAATCCATTCGCCAAAATGACTTCCCAATTGAATGACCCCAAgtttattcaaaagttaGCAAGCAACCCAGAAACAGCATCTTTGTTGGGTGACGCTGGCTTTATGACCAAACTTCAAAACATCCAGAAGAATCCTGGCTCTATTATGTCTGAATTGGGTGACCCACGTATGATGAAGGTAATTGGTATGCTCATGGGCATCGACGTCAACATGAAGGGTGAAGAAGATGCCTCTACTAACACCAACGAgcctgcttcttcttctgagGCCTCCAAATCGGAACCTGCTCCTAAGGAAGAAGCCAAACACGAGCCTGCTGCTCAACCTATGGAGGAAGATAAATCTCCTGAAGAAATCGAAGAACATGCTAGCGAAGCAGCTCTTCGCAAAAAGGCTGACGAGGCCAAGCAAGTCGGTAATGAAAATTACAAGAAGCGCAACTTCCCTGTTGCTATTGAACACTACAGGAAAGCCTGGGATACTTATAAAGATATCACATATCTAAATAATCTCGCTGCCGCTTATTACGAAGCTGATGAGTTGGACAACTGCGAATCTACTTGCAAAGAAGCCATTGAACAAGGTCGTGACTTGCGTGCTGATTTCAAATTAATCGCCAAGGCCCTTGGCCGTTTGGGTACTACTTATCAAAAGCGCGGTGACCTTGCTAACGCTATTGACTATTTCCAACGTTCTCTTACTGAACACCGTAGTCCCGATATCCTTACAAAGCTGAAGGATGTTGAAAagcttaaagaaaagatagaCCGTGAAGCTTACATTGACCCTGCCAAGGCTGATGAAGCCCGATCTAAGGGTAACGATCTTTTCAAGGCCGGTGATTTTGCTGGTGCCGTCAAGGAATATACTGAAATGACTAAACGTGCTCCCACTGATCCTCGTGGTTTCAGCAACCGTGCTGCAGCTTACCTTAAGGTCATGGCACCTGCCGAGTGCATTCGTGATTGCAATCAGGCTATCCAATTTGATCCCACTTTTGCTAAAGCCTATGTTCGTAAGGCTCAAGCTTTGTTCATGTTGAAGGATTACGGAAAATGTATCGATGCTTGCAATACCGCTGCTGACGTCGATCGTAAAGAGCCTAATACTGGTAAAAACATTCGCGAAATCGATTCGCAATTGCAAAAGTGCATGAATGCAATGGCCTCTCAAAGACAAAATGAAACCGAAGAAGAGACAATGGCCCGTATCCAAAACGATCCTGACGTTTTGGCTATTCTCCAAGATCCTGCCATGCAAGCTATCCTTGGCCAGGCTCGTGAGAACCCTGCCGCTTTAATGGAACACATGAAGAGCCCTGCCGTTAAAAGCAAGATCGACAAACTTATTGCCAGTGGTGTTATTCGCCTTGGATAA
- the bye1 gene encoding transcription elongation regulator, PHD finger Bye1, which produces MSLTRKSTRKRRVTTKAAEGDLAIDTENEPAVRCICGFQADNGDVWVQCDGCDCWQHAGCVGLSEETIPESFFCETCRRPAESDHENEQEEPSFQNSKSPQYFIAQPPHDSYIEQGKVDEPSETFTVKDKESTFVPEEREESPSSISSQSSSDAAPSPAGISDSTSFIAGKRKVTSFEPPSYASKRVKGTEQKPQTEAASQEDLNISSSVEELKNPVRRSVAKAWVSVIETIIKKAGEEGVTGLQGINPTVSALKLENTMFLELSYNENQSANPNNKYREKFRALRFNLVDDKNPAFRARVLKQEIPFSKLVHMTSEEMANPDLKSLAETIRQQSTENTVLKQHTLGYRIRTMQNGEMVVQDEQIVDIDTNNSTILLPSKVTIPPPPPEEGTAPEKIESPAFSESKSASNSDEPSNDYIKKEDTSEIKKNVNLPSIVEIDDPSVLDIVEKESLTNNEHLSSPYSPKEEEEEVPEVENVSTKKNALWKGKVKMASVSEFSAEAILSSGHIDFKFLFEILSSTALIEGRISISSTLQYLQALQKSQSKSIVSILFLPTNSNEIDGFNVLYSYFLERNRYGVLRSKSASVKDAYIIPIPSGEDVPEVVNLLHDSKLPKNRESLSLLGVFVLNKTNARGEGIENTPSLGSASTMLSSLPTSKPSATENEDTLDNSLKRLLNVLSQEDIFLVRHVVESNPLIKANPNLAIDPKFMQKAILDEQSKFSR; this is translated from the coding sequence ATGAGCTTAACTAGAAAATCTacgagaaaaagaagggtCACTACAAAAGCTGCTGAAGGAGATCTTGCAATTGACACTGAAAACGAACCGGCAGTTCGTTGCATTTGCGGTTTTCAGGCAGATAACGGCGATGTTTGGGTTCAATGCGACGGTTGTGATTGCTGGCAACATGCCGGTTGTGTTGGACTTTCGGAAGAGACAATTCctgaaagctttttttgtgaaacATGTCGACGGCCAGCTGAAAGTGACCATGAAAATGAGCAGGAAGAACCTTCATTCCAAAACTCAAAGTCTCCGCAATATTTTATTGCTCAACCTCCACATGATTCATACATAGAACAGGGAAAAGTGGATGAACCATCTGAAACTTTCACCGTTAAAGATAAAGAGTCAACGTTTGTTCCTGAAGAAAGAGAGGAGTCGCCATCATCAATATCATCCCAATCTTCGTCTGATGCCGCTCCTTCTCCTGCTGGCATTTCGGATTCTACCAGTTTTATTGCTGGTAAGCGCAAAGTGACTTCTTTTGAACCCCCTTCCTATGCTTCCAAACGTGTCAAAGGTACAGAACAAAAACCTCAAACCGAAGCAGCTTCCCAGGAGGATTTAAATATAAGTTCATCGGTCGAGGAACTAAAAAATCCAGTTAGAAGGAGTGTCGCTAAAGCCTGGGTCTCAGTTATCGAAACTATTATAAAAAAGGCTGGCGAAGAAGGTGTCACTGGTTTACAGGGAATAAATCCCACAGTCTCGGCTCtaaaattggaaaatacCATGTTTTTAGAGCTATCGTATaatgaaaaccaaagtgcaaatccaaataataaatatagaGAAAAGTTTCGGGCCCTTCGCTTTAATTTGGTTGATGACAAAAACCCTGCTTTCCGTGCTCGTGTTTTAAAGCAAGAAATTCCGTTCTCCAAACTGGTTCACATGACCAGCGAAGAAATGGCAAATCCAGACTTGAAGTCTTTGGCTGAAACTATTCGTCAGCAAAGCACTGAGAATACTGTTTTGAAGCAACATACTCTCGGCTATCGCATTCGTACTATGCAAAATGGTGAAATGGTTGTGCAAGACGAACAAATTGTCGATATCGATACAAACAACTCAACCATACTATTGCCGAGCAAAGTAACTATTCCTCCTCCTCCACCTGAAGAAGGTACTGCCCCAGAGAAGATTGAATCACCTGCTTTTTCTGAAAGCAAGTCTGCTTCCAACTCTGACGAACCTTCTAATGattatattaaaaaagaagatactagtgaaataaaaaaaaatgtaaatttACCTTCGATCGTTGAGATTGACGATCCTTCTGTACTAGATATAGTCGAGAAGGAATCACTCACTAATAATGAGCATCTGTCTTCTCCGTATTCACCtaaagaagaggaagaagaggtCCCAGAAGTAGAGAATGTTTCgaccaaaaagaatgctCTATGGAAGGGAAAGGTGAAGATGGCGTCCGTCTCTGAATTTTCCGCAGAAGCTATATTATCGAGTGGTCATATCGActtcaaatttttgtttgagATTTTGTCTTCAACTGCTTTAATTGAAGGTAGAATAAGTATCTCTTCAACTCTTCAATATTTACAGGCATTGCAAAAGTCTCAGTCCAAGAGCATTGTCtctattttgtttcttccaaCTAACAGCAATGAAATCGATGGGTTTAATGTTTTATActcttattttttagaaCGGAATCGATATGGTGTCCTACGCTCCAAATCTGCCTCTGTTAAGGACGCGTACATAATTCCTATTCCTTCAGGTGAAGATGTTCCTGAAGTAGTGAACTTGCTGCACGATTCCAAGTTACCGAAGAACAGAGAATCTTTGTCTTTGCTAggagtttttgttttaaacAAGACTAATGCGAGAGGCGAAGGCATTGAAAATACGCCCTCTTTGGGTTCCGCTTCTACGATGTTATCTTCTCTCCCTACTTCAAAGCCCAGCGCtactgaaaatgaagatacTTTGGataattctttaaaaagatTACTTAATGTGCTAAGTCAAGAAGACATTTTTTTAGTAAGGCATGTTGTAGAGAGCAATCCTCTTATTAAGGCAAACCCTAATCTCGCCATTGATCCAAAGTTTATGCAAAAAGCAATCCTTGATGAACAAAGCAAATTCTCAAGGTAG
- a CDS encoding Schizosaccharomyces specific protein: MGDARDLLQRIKQERAGVKRVRSDSIQENKKQKALPNDNNKKITKYEVSPDSISQARLKPSNDEIAKSQAKTSLPDDFFDESVPKNENLINEEWSFFQNEINGIEQQATQKESLLQEEELRKQSEASDLKEKEPSNDQALSDEVDTNLHPDDYDALYLEDSNHDYRGKLSLIIKSFQNKQQESLESATNVYDEESEGSIIDDSSLWGFQENT, from the coding sequence atgGGAGATGCCCGAGATTTACTTCAAAGAATCAAGCAAGAAAGAGCCGGAGTGAAACGGGTGCGAAGTGACtcaattcaagaaaataaaaaacaaaaagctttaCCAAATgataataacaaaaaaattacaaaatatGAAGTTTCGCCAGACAGCATTTCTCAAGCAAGATTGAAGCCTTCTAACGATGAAATTGCCAAAAGTCAGGCCAAAACCAGCTTACCAGATGacttttttgatgaatccgtaccaaaaaatgaaaatcttATTAATGAGGAATGgtcttttttccaaaacgaAATTAATGGCATCGAACAGCAAGCAACACAGAAGGAGTCTTTGCtccaagaagaagaactcAGAAAGCAAAGTGAAGCATCtgatttaaaagaaaaagagccTTCAAATGACCAGGCTTTGTCTGATGAAGTGGATACTAATTTACATCCTGATGATTATGACGCTCTCTACCTCGAAGACTCAAATCACGATTATAGAGGGAAGCTCTCcttaataataaaaagcttccaaaacaaacaacaGGAATCTTTGGAATCGGCAACAAATGtttatgatgaagaatcAGAAGGTTCTATAATAGACGATAGTTCTTTGTGGGGCTTTCAAGAAAACACATAA
- the mug117 gene encoding conserved fungal protein, meiotic Mug117: MRQEMFISFVISLIQVCQSFASPISKDANDFNPTDHYAPTKNLKEKKSLFNFLGYDNSVFPNDCKGSMLCPMLRGESRACPYAYMKYNRTLIYHGYTSYTANWCTAIYKCDGDYPSRTGNEIIEQFDQLDLQCASCGTRHFEDESTGTRCYVRLNYCYPDCTELLPETTEYEYKEPVRDW; the protein is encoded by the coding sequence ATGCGCCAGGAAATGTTTATTAGTTTCGTCATTTCATTAATTCAGGTTTGTCAGTCGTTTGCTTCACCGATCTCAAAAGATGCGAACGATTTTAATCCAACGGATCATTATGCTCCTACgaaaaatttgaaggagaaaaaaagcttgtttAATTTCCTTGGTTATGACAATTCCGTTTTCCCTAATGATTGCAAAGGCTCAATGTTATGCCCTATGCTACGAGGCGAAAGTCGAGCCTGTCCTTATGCTTATATGAAGTACAATCGTACACTAATATATCATGGGTACACCTCCTATACAGCGAACTGGTGTACTGCGATATACAAATGTGACGGTGACTATCCTAGCCGCACGGGTAACGAAATCATAGAGCAATTTGATCAACTTGATTTACAATGTGCTTCTTGTGGAACTCGACACTTTGAAGATGAATCGACCGGAACGCGCTGTTATGTGCGACTTAATTACTGTTACCCTGATTGTACAGAACTTCTACCTGAAACTACAGAATATGAGTACAAAGAGCCTGTTCGAGATTggtaa
- the cca2 gene encoding ATP 3'tRNA nucleotidyltransferase Cca2 — protein MTSKLILSDVEKSVVHLLKKTAEFIEQGHGTNAHVEVRLAGGWVRDKLLGLSSDDLDVTLKKINGIDFAKAILEYVNMLDPKTAVPYKQSIGKLTVNPDQSKHLETATLTLYGLDIDFVGLREETYDDKSRIPVVRQGTIETDTYRRDFTVNSLFYNIRSEQIEDITKRGFADLKNKNLVTPISPIRSFLEDPLRILRGLRFASRFNFALDPSLHDAIQNLGVQKAFNIKVSKERVGEEVEKMLRGPNPDLSLHLIYSSNASSFMFGPVPEGKNEVPQKATESVVYLFKQFQELFSRIPSLSDDDRFSIWLFAALLPWAQQSIIQKKKLTYIPAALARDNLKLNNHVVTQLNTNCLYADVFDTLANDLAKASRSELGNVIRQVGKNWTIVFLSSLLYSYCKQEDAQLANVFEKFSKLYNLIYDQNLQKSYEVKPLLDGKQIIEKMEIKPGPELKTIMEQMISWQFENPEGTVNDLITYLRSLKEIMEGK, from the exons ATGACCAGTAAACTTATTCTGAGTGATGTAGAAAAAAGTGTTGTtcatcttttaaaaaaaacgGCCGAATTCATTGAACAAGGTCATGGTACAAACGCACATGTTGAGGTACGTTTAGCAGGTGGTTGGGTACGTGATAAACTGCTGGGGCTTTCTAGCGATGATTTAGATGTAacgttgaagaaaatcaacgGTATtgattttgcaaaagctATCTTGGAATATGTAAATATGTTGGACCCAAAAACTGCCGTTCCTTACAAACAGTCGATTGGAAAATTGACTGTCAATCCAGACCAAAGCAAGCATTTAGAAACAGCGACACTTACGCTTTATGGATTAGACATTGATTTTGTCGGTTTACGAGAAGAAACCTATGACGACAAGAGTCGTATTCCTGTTGTTCGACAAGGTACCATAGAAACAGATACTTACCGTCGTGACTTTACTGTAaactctttgttttataaCATTCGAAGCGAACAAATTGAGGACATTACGAAACGTGGATTCGctgatttaaaaaataaaaatttggttACACCTATCTCACCAATTCGATCCTTTTTAGAAGACCCTCTCAGAATCCTGCGCGGTTTAAGATTTGCTTCTAGATTTAACTTTGCACTTGACCCTTCTCTTCATGATGCTATACAAAATCTCGGAGTCCAAAAAGCCTTTAACATAAAGGTCAGTAAAGAACGTGTCGGtgaagaagttgaaaaaatgtTGCGAGGACCAAATCCAGATCTTTCACTCCATCTAATATATTCCTCCAATGCATCCTCTTTTATGTTTGGCCCTGTACCCGAAGGAAAGAATGAAGTTCCTCAAAAAGCCACTGAATCCGTGGTCTATCTTTTTAAACAATTTCAGGAACTCTTTTCTAGAATCCCATCCTTGAGTGATGATGACCGATTTTCTATTTGGCTGTTCGCTGCTTTGCTTCCTTGGGCTCAGCAATctattattcaaaagaagaaactaaCTTATATACCAGCAGCTTTAGCTAGAGATAATTTAAAACTAAACAATCATGTTGTCACTCAACTAAATACGAACTGTTTATACGCTGATGTGTTTGATACTCTAGCAAACGACTTAGCTAAGGCTTCTCGAAGCGAACTCGGAAATGTGATTCGTCAGGttggaaaaaattggactattgtttttctttcttcccTTTTATACTCATACTGCAAACAAGAAGATGCACAGTTAGCCAACGTGTTTGAGAAGTTCTCGAAGCTGTACAACTTAATTTACGATCAGAACCTACAAAAAAGCTACGAAGTGAAACCATTGTTAGAC GGAAAGCAAATCATTGAAAAGATGGAAATTAAACCAGGCCCTGAGCTGAAGACAATCATGGAACAAATGATTTCTTGGCAATTTGAAAATCCAGAAGGAACAGTCAATGATCTAATTACATACTTACGGTCTTTAAAAGAGATCATGGAAGggaaataa
- the mrpl37 gene encoding mitochondrial ribosomal protein subunit L54 — MLCLRSSRILVQRSALPLVANSCFRREFHCSQLVQNETQKKTEVNKDTSDGSSPSHPASSVLAGTILKNLNIKAGGIDPVAKEDHEYPEWLWTLLDAPASDTSAALSRSRKNAIRTSNFLKKK, encoded by the coding sequence ATGCTTTGCCTTCGTTCATCTCGTATTCTTGTTCAGCGATCTGCTTTGCCGTTAGTCGCGAATAGCTGTTTTCGTCGAGAGTTTCATTGTTCTCAGTTAGTACAAAATgaaacccaaaaaaagacTGAAGTCAACAAAGATACAAGCGATGGTTCTTCGCCTTCCCATCCTGCTAGTTCCGTACTGGCTGGTACAATTCTCAAAAACCTCAATATCAAAGCCGGAGGCATTGACCCTGTAGCCAAAGAGGATCATGAATATCCAGAATGGCTTTGGACTCTATTAGATGCTCCTGCTTCAGACACTAGTGCTGCTTTAAGTCGCTCCCGCAAGAACGCAATTCGTACTTccaactttttgaaaaagaaataa